In the genome of Deltaproteobacteria bacterium, one region contains:
- a CDS encoding dienelactone hydrolase family protein encodes MRYQLISQMMHFPAAEGVQLPAFFTYPAGLDKVPAILFIYEALGLNDEMRRLAVSFAGAGYAVMMPDLFARGPWAVCISRLMADLKREQGQGVDDLLAARGWLAGQPQVDAGRIATLGLCMGGGFALLLAKTGLFKAAAPFYGHTPRELKGSCPVVASYGGRDDAFRPHFEHLTTELSTSHIPHDVKLYPDAGHSFMNQTTDKFVSWLGEKLPMRVGHNTEAEQDARRRVLAFFAEHV; translated from the coding sequence ATGCGTTACCAATTGATCAGCCAGATGATGCATTTTCCGGCAGCTGAGGGTGTCCAATTACCGGCATTTTTCACATATCCTGCTGGTCTAGATAAGGTACCTGCTATTCTCTTTATCTACGAAGCTCTCGGCCTGAACGACGAGATGCGGCGCCTTGCCGTTAGCTTTGCTGGTGCCGGTTATGCTGTGATGATGCCGGATTTATTCGCGCGGGGGCCTTGGGCCGTTTGCATCAGTCGTTTGATGGCGGATCTGAAGCGTGAGCAGGGACAAGGAGTCGACGATCTCCTGGCCGCGCGTGGCTGGCTCGCTGGGCAGCCTCAGGTCGATGCCGGTCGGATCGCTACACTAGGACTCTGTATGGGTGGAGGCTTCGCGCTGCTACTCGCTAAAACAGGCTTGTTTAAAGCGGCGGCACCTTTTTATGGGCACACACCGCGCGAGCTTAAGGGTAGCTGTCCCGTGGTAGCGAGTTACGGTGGCAGGGACGATGCCTTTCGGCCGCATTTCGAGCATCTCACTACAGAACTATCTACCAGCCACATCCCGCACGACGTGAAACTTTATCCTGACGCCGGTCACAGCTTCATGAATCAGACTACGGATAAATTCGTTAGCTGGCTTGGTGAGAAGCTGCCCATGCGCGTCGGACACAATACCGAGGCCGAGCAAGATGCGCGCCGCCGGGTGCTCGCCTTTTTTGCGGAGCACGTTTGA
- a CDS encoding glycosyltransferase, translated as MTDSVDLQVNTIIVVPVYNEEKRLQAEAFINFVEQHQNSKILFANDGSIDGTQALLDRICRHPSGRITHLNLTKNSGKAEAVRTGVANALAQSGIEYVGYLDADLSTPVTEMVPFIDLLKTRPGAVMVLGSRVKLLGRKIKRRLLRHYLGRVFATVASIVLDIGVYDTQCGAKLFRSSAAVKAIFAEPFSSRWIFDVEIIARLARELGVRGPELEATMIECPLGVWQDVGGSKVKAKDFFVAFLEMLSLHLRYQKFLR; from the coding sequence ATGACAGACTCAGTGGATCTGCAGGTCAACACCATCATTGTAGTGCCCGTATATAACGAAGAAAAGCGGCTACAAGCTGAAGCATTTATCAATTTTGTCGAGCAGCACCAGAACTCTAAGATACTCTTTGCGAACGATGGTAGCATCGACGGCACGCAGGCCCTTTTGGACCGCATATGCCGCCATCCGAGCGGTCGCATCACTCACCTGAACCTAACCAAAAATTCTGGCAAAGCTGAAGCTGTGCGCACCGGGGTGGCAAACGCCCTTGCGCAATCCGGTATTGAATATGTTGGTTACCTTGACGCCGACTTATCTACTCCAGTGACGGAAATGGTACCTTTTATCGACCTATTGAAGACCAGGCCTGGGGCCGTCATGGTTTTGGGTTCACGCGTCAAGCTTTTGGGCCGAAAAATAAAGCGCCGTTTACTGCGGCATTATCTGGGCCGTGTATTTGCAACTGTGGCATCGATAGTTTTGGACATCGGCGTGTACGATACGCAATGCGGCGCTAAACTCTTTAGATCCTCGGCGGCGGTAAAAGCAATTTTTGCTGAACCGTTCTCCAGTCGATGGATTTTTGATGTCGAGATCATTGCTCGTCTGGCTAGAGAGCTAGGTGTACGGGGTCCCGAGCTAGAGGCGACGATGATAGAGTGTCCGTTAGGGGTGTGGCAGGACGTCGGCGGGTCGAAGGTCAAGGCAAAGGATTTCTTCGTGGCATTTCTAGAAATGCTCTCGCTACATTTGCGATACCAAAAGTTTTTGAGATGA